In a single window of the Desulfitibacter sp. BRH_c19 genome:
- a CDS encoding transcription elongation factor GreA, whose amino-acid sequence MSTKDVILTVGGLKKLEEELLHLKTVKRQEVAERIKQAREFGDISENSEYEDAKHEQAFIEGRILTLEKKLRNAKLIDSDAVDTHAVSVGSKVLLKDLESGDEFEYVIVGSMEADPLDSKISNESPVGKAIIGHTSGSVVEVEVPVGTLKYEIMQISK is encoded by the coding sequence GGGGTCTTAAGAAATTAGAGGAAGAACTACTTCACCTTAAAACGGTTAAAAGACAAGAAGTTGCGGAAAGAATAAAACAAGCCAGGGAATTTGGGGATATCAGTGAAAATTCCGAGTATGAAGATGCTAAACACGAACAAGCATTTATTGAAGGCAGAATATTAACATTGGAGAAAAAATTACGTAATGCTAAACTAATTGATTCTGATGCAGTTGATACTCATGCTGTTAGTGTTGGCTCTAAAGTATTATTAAAGGATCTAGAATCTGGCGATGAATTTGAATATGTAATTGTTGGTTCAATGGAAGCAGACCCATTAGATTCAAAAATTTCAAATGAATCTCCAGTAGGCAAGGCAATTATAGGACATACAAGTGGTTCAGTTGTGGAAGTAGAAGTTCCTGTAGGCACTTTAAAATACGAAATCATGCAGATTTCCAAGTAA